Proteins encoded within one genomic window of Camelina sativa cultivar DH55 chromosome 19, Cs, whole genome shotgun sequence:
- the LOC104765445 gene encoding uncharacterized protein LOC104765445, with protein sequence MLSTKSESDVTSLAASSSSLSRSSKRIVYYVQSPSRDSSTSVIQPSPMDSPTHDSSSLGSHARNSSASRFSGLLRSSSSGRKSVRKCMSNEKECKVILEEGSYDEVDDVTSIRKCQALLAVFALVVLFTFLCFITWGASRPYKAQISVKTFELHNFYVGEGSDFSGVRTTVLTINGTLRISIYNPAPVFGVHVSSTPINLFFYELPIATGQLEEHYQRRKSRIMESVVIEGRRVPLYGAGASLEATERGGKIPVKLRFEVQSRSDVVGKLVRIWHTKRISCTFVIDVASNKPIPLNQSSCRYTCNTY encoded by the exons ATGCTTTCCACGAAGTCGGAATCGGACGTAACAAGCCTCGCGGCTTCGTCGTCGTCACTATCACGATCTTCAAAACGCATTGTCTACTACGTACAAAGCCCGTCACGTGACTCTTCCACCTCCGTTATACAGCCTAGTCCGATGGACTCTCCCACACACGATTCCTCCTCCTTGGGAAGTCACGCTCGTAACTCATCGGCAAGTAGATTCTCCGGGTTGTTGCGATCATCGTCTTCAGGGAGAAAAAGCGTCAGGAAATGCATGTCTAACGAGAAAGAATGTAAAGTTATACTTGAAGAAGGCTCGTACGATGAAGTGGACGACGTGACATCTATAAGAAAGTGTCAAGCACTACTTGCTGTTTTCGCTTTGGTGGTTCTCTTCACCTTCTTATGCTTCATCACATGGGGAGCTAGTAGACCGTACAAGGCTCAAATCTCTGTAAAG ACGTTCGAACTACACAACTTTTATGTTGGTGAAGGATCAGATTTCAGTGGAGTACGTACCACAGTGCTTACTATAAATGGAACACTAAGAATTAGTATTTACAATCCTGCTCCAGTATTTGGTGTTCATGTTAGTTCCACTCcaatcaatctcttcttctatgAACTCCCTATTGCCACTGGTcag TTGGAAGAACATTATCAACGTAGGAAGAGTCGAATAATGGAATCAGTGGTTATAGAAGGGAGAAGAGTTCCATTATATGGCGCCGGAGCAAGCCTAGAGGCCACGGAGAGAGGTGGAAAGATTCCGGTGAAGCTGAGATTTGAAGTTCAGTCTAGAAGTGATGTGGTTGGCAAACTGGTCAGGATTTGGCACACTAAGCGAATCTCATGCACATTTGTCATCGATGTTGCTAGTAATAAGCCCATACCGTTGAATCAGAGTTCTTGCCGCTATACATGCAACACGTATTGA
- the LOC104765444 gene encoding protein disulfide isomerase-like 1-6, which translates to MSVKPNPNSKFSILFTFVVLLSFLIVVVRSSDVGVEGNEAGSEGDLDDLEQLLAVDEQLQKERPEQQSEAETVSKAQRIVVELNGDNTKRLIDGNEYVIVLGYAPWCARSAELMPRFAEAATGLKEFGSSVLMAKIDGERYSKVASQLEIKGFPTLLLFVSGTSQPYTGGFTSEEIMIWVQKKTGVPTIKLDSVDKASGFMKKHLTFILGLFENSEASSGYDEFVKAASLDNEIQFVETRSSHVAKLLFPDLKTNNVFVGLVKTEAERYTAYDGPCQAEKILEFLNSNKFPLVTKLTESNTVRVYSSPVKLQVMVFSTIDDFETLAQSLEDTARRFKSKLMLIYIDISNENLAMPFLTLFGIEDAKKTIVAAFDNNLKSKFLLESDPSPSNIEEFCSGLAHGTVSPYYKSEPIPENQNSSVVAVVGRTFDELVLKSQENVILEVHTPWCVNCEAVSKQVEKLSTKSSAKEMAVFINGELKPNDHSTKDEL; encoded by the exons ATGTCGGTAAAACCAAACCCCAATTCGAAATTTTCAATCTTGTTCACTTTCGTCGTACTTCTCAGTTTCTTAATCGTCGTGGTCCGTTCTTCTGATGTCGGCGTCGAAGGTAACGAAGCCGGATCCGAGGGAGATTTAGACGATTTGGAGCAGCTTTTAGCGGTGGATGAACAATTGCAGAAAGAGAGACCGGAGCAACAATCTGAAGCGGAGACGGTGAGTAAGGCCCAGAGGATCGTTGTGGAACTCAACGGAGACAATACGAAGAGGTTGATCGATGGGAACGAGTATGTAATAGTTTTAGGTTATGCTCCGTGGTGTGCTAGGAGTGCGGAGTTAATGCCGCGATTTGCGGAAGCGGCGACGGGTTTGAAAGAGTTTGGTAGTTCTGTTTTGATGGCTAAGATCGACGGTGAGAGGTATTCGAAAGTGGCGTCGCAGCTTGAGATTAAAGGTTTCCCAactcttcttctgtttgttaGTGGCACATCTCAGCCTTACACTGGTGGATTTACCTC AGAGGAGATAATGATTTGGGTGCAGAAGAAGACTGGTGTGCCTACTATTAAACTTGATTCAGTTGATAAAGCTTCAGGATTTATGAAGAAGCATCTTACTTTCATTCTCGGACTATTCGAAAACTCTGAG GCTTCTTCTGGATATGATGAATTTGTAAAAGCTGCGTCATTAGACAATGAAATTCAGTTTGTAGAAACAAGAAGTAGTCATGTCGCCAAGCTTCTCTTCCCAGACCTTAAAACCAACAATGTGTTTGTAGGATTGGTTAAAACTGAGGCTGAGAGGTACACTGCATACG ATGGACCTTGCCAAGCCGAGAAGATATTGGAATTTCTGAACAGTAATAAATTCCCGTTGGTTACAAAACTGACTGAATCCAACACCGTTCGTGTTTACTCCAGTCCAGTCAAGCTTCAG GTTATGGTCTTTTCGACGATTGATGACTTTGAAACTCTTGCTCAGTCTCTAGAAGATACTGCAAGAAGGTTCAAATCAAAG CTTATGTTGATATATATTGACATATCAAATGAAAATCTCGCAATGCCATTCTTGACCTTATTTGGGATAGAAGATGCAAAGAAAACTATT GTTGCTGCATTCGACAACAACCTGAAATCCAAGTTTTTGCTCGAGTCAGATCCATCCCCTAGCAATATAGAA GAATTTTGTTCAGGACTTGCGCATGGAACTGTTTCACCTTACTATAAGTCAGAGCCAATTCCAGAGAAT CAAAATTCAAGTGTAGTGGCTGTGGTCGGCAGGACTTTTGATGAACTGGTCTTGAAGAGCCAAGAGAATGTTATTCTAGAG GTACACACACCATGGTGTGTTAACTGTGAGGCTGTgagtaaacaagttgagaagttGTCGACGAAATCCAGCGCGAAGGAAATGGCTGTTTTTATCAACGGAGAGTTGAAACCAAATGATCATTCTACTAAAGATGAGTTATAG
- the LOC104767550 gene encoding UPF0725 protein At1g19060-like: MLEGTNFKLEAVTKFNKLQNFVSPYYITLLAQDLVSGSHQTFQVLVDEKGVGRLDMIVEIARPKGVTTKEPPIPCDSFSVGDKLPEWPSPDSFNDTKRFYLVKESELQNNDWIYLYLELVLCAIDRVGISDSDLSKLRIVKAVIETKEDMMPPNERLKAKTAVVYITFKGMTNAQVAGEHDERKAMVRRIFNEDTGRLSLRGHLIAENPYVNIDPVTFFNSHAHTEAVRRALELPLPPYIR, from the exons ATGTTGGAG gGGACAAACTTCAAGCTCGAGGCCGTTACGAAATTCAACAAGTTGCAGAATTTTGTGTCCCCTTACTACATCACTTTGCTTGCCCAAGATTTGGTTAGCGGTTCGCATCAAACTTTTCAGGTTCTTGTTGATGAAAAAGGTGTCGGCAGGTTGGACATGATCGTTGAAATTGCTAGACCTAAAGGTGTGACCACCAAGGAACCCCCCATACCTTGTGATAGTTTTTCAGTGGGTGATAAATTGCCTGAGTGGCCGTCGCCGGATTCTTTCAATGATACAAAACGATTTTACCTGGTGAAGGAATCGGAGTTGCAAAATAATGATTGGATTTATCTGTATTTGGAACTTGTACTCTGTGCAATTGATAGGGTCGGAATCTCAGATAGCGATCTGTCCAAGCTGAGGATTGTCAAAGCGGTGATAGAAACCAAGGAAGATATGATGCCGCCAAATGAGAGACTCAAAGCCAAAACTGCAGTGGTCTACATAACTTTTAAGGGCATGACCAATGCTCAGGTTGCTGGTGAGCATGATGAACGTAAAGCAATGGTTAGAAGAATCTTCAATGAGGATACAGGACGCTTGTCTCTCAGGGGTCACTTGATTGCAGAGAATCCATATGTAAACATTGACCCTGTTACTTTTTTCAACTCTCACGCGCATACAGAAGCTGTGCGTCGTGCTCTGGAGCTGCCGCTGCCGCCGTATATCCGTTAA
- the LOC104765448 gene encoding rop guanine nucleotide exchange factor 13-like encodes MVRTGGDKEQDGYKSRLLDLENVKEKNSSSRHFKRWNSDSAMRIEDPDIEDGTVFKKTAASSVLTTVLPLRLPLAKDEPPQPREETDGKLQQDSEKKQMQEKFAKLLLGEDMSGGSKGLSSALALSNAITNLSASAFGDLRRLEPISEDRKELWGREMGWLLSVTDHIVEFSPTHQTNENGSSMEVMTTKQRTDLVSNIPTLKKLDAMLIDCLDKFKDQDEFYYLTTDSPESENSHSTRSDDKWWLPVVKVPTKGLSETSQRFLLSQKECVSQVLKFAMAINAEALFEMEIPESYIEALPKNGKASLGDMIYKMVTLDMFDAEQFLLEMDLSSEHKILDLKNKFEASGVIWKRKIEQKDNKSSSPIWSTNLSMEKRQQLEERAETILQLIKQEFPGTSQSTLDISKIQFNKDIGLAILESYSRVLESLAHTVRSRIEDVLEADQLTQEPEPAVCKRYIVKETESPMKEEEQNFCLLEERPKKHKATISLSQVMQWNIETSEPMKKEKSDAPLKDSGKKLLTRVSSMIMANNKKTAFYLESLGNTRSPRAGRYS; translated from the exons ATGGTGAGAACCGGTGGTGATAAAGAACAAGATGGCTACAAGTCGAGATTGTTAGATTTAGAGAACGTGAAGGAGAAGAACTCATCTTCAAGGCATTTCAAGAGATGGAACTCAGATTCCGCCATGAGGATTGAAGATCCAGACATTGAAGATGGCACCGTTTTCAAGAAAACGGCAGCCTCAAGCGTACTGACGACGGTGTTACCGCTCCGACTGCCTCTGGCTAAGGATGAGCCACCTCAGCCGCGTGAAGAAACTGACGGAAAATTACAGCAAGATTCAg AAAAGAAGCAGATGCAAGAAAAGTTTGCGAAACTTCTTTTAGGAGAAGACATGTCAGGAGGAAGCAAAGGTCTCTCGTCAGCTTTGGCATTATCAAACGCAATCACAAATCTTTCAGCTTCTGCGTTTGGAGACCTACGGCGTTTAGAGCCAATATCTGAGGATAGAAAAGAGCTGTGGGGAAGAGAAATGGGATGGCTTCTCTCTGTTACTGATCATATAGTTGAATTCTCTCCAACACACCAAACTAACGAGAATGGATCTTCCATGGAG GTAATGACTACAAAACAGAGAACAGATCTTGTCTCCAACATTCCTACTCTTAAGAAACTCGATGCAATGCTCATT GATTGTCTTGATAAATTTAAAGATCAAGATGAGTTCTATTATCTCACAACCGATTCCCCGGAATCTGAAAACAGTCACTCGACCAGGAGTGACGATAAATGGTGGCTCCCGGTAGTGAAAGTTCCAACTAAAGGCTTATCTGAAACGTCACAAAGGTTTCTACTGAGTCAGAAAGAATGTGTGAGCCAAGTGCTTAAATTCGCAATGGCCATAAACGCTGAAGCTCTATTTGAAATGGAGATCCCTGAGAGCTACATTGAAGCACTTCCTAAG AATGGGAAAGCTAGTCTTGGAGACATGATCTACAAAATGGTAACATTAGACATGTTTGATGCAGAGCAGTTCCTTCTTGAAATGGATTTATCATCAGAGCACAAGATTCTTGATTTAAAGAACAAATTCGAAGCTTCGGGTGTGATATGGAAGAGAAAGATAGAGCAGAAAGATAACAAGTCGTCGTCTCCAATATGGAGTACAAATTTAAGTATGGAGAAGAGACAACAGTTAGAAGAAAGAGCAGAAACCATCTTGCAACTTATCAAACAAGAATTCCCAGGGACCTCTCAATCCACACTTGACATCAGCAAGATTCAATTCAACAAA GATATAGGGTTAGCTATATTGGAGAGTTACTCGAGAGTTCTTGAAAGCTTGGCGCACACGGTAAGGTCAAGAATAGAAGATGTTCTTGAAGCTGATCAGCTAACGCAAGAACCTGAACCCGCGGTTTGTAAGAGATATATAGTGAAGGAAACAGAGAGTccaatgaaggaagaagaacaaaacttttGTCTTTTAGAGGAGAGACCGAAGAAGCATAAGGCTACGATCTCACTGTCTCAGGTAATGCAATGGAATATCGAAACTAGTGAAccaatgaagaaagaaaagagcgACGCACCGTTAAAAGATTCAGGCAAGAAACTGTTGACCAGAGTGTCAAGCATGATCATGGCTAACAACAAGAAGACAGCTTTTTATCTTGAGTCTCTTGGAAACACAAGAAGTCCAAGGGCGGGGCGATACTCTTGA
- the LOC104765440 gene encoding 60S ribosomal protein L37-3, which translates to MGKGTGSFGKRRNKSHTLCVRCGRRSFHIQKSRCSACAYPAARKRTYNWSVKAIRRKTTGTGRMRYLRNVPRRFKTGFREGTEAKPRNKAAASSA; encoded by the exons ATG GGAAAGGGAACAGGAAGTTTCGGTAAGAGGAGGAACAAGTCTCACACTCTCTGTGTGAGATGTGGTCGTCGTAGTTTCCACATCCAGAAGAGTCGTTGCTCGGCTTGTGCTTACCCTGCTGCTCGCAAGAGGACTT aCAACTGGAGTGTGAAGGCCATCAGGAGGAAGACTACTGGTACCGGAAGGATGAGGTATCTCCGTAATGTTCCCCGTCGGTTCAAGACTGGATTCAGAGAAG GTACTGAAGCCAAGCCAAGAAACAAGGCAGCAGCTTCGTCAGCATAA
- the LOC104765447 gene encoding photosystem I reaction center subunit VI-1, chloroplastic yields the protein MASLATVAAVKPSAAVKGLGGSSLAGAKLSIKPSRLSFKPKSIRANGVVAKYGDKSVYFDLEDLGNTTGQWDLYGSDAPSPYNPLQSKFFETFAAPFTKRGLLLKFLIIGGGSLLTYVSANSTGDVLPIKRGPQEKPKLGPRGKL from the exons ATGGCGTCTCTTGCAACTGTCGCCGCAGTGAAACCATCAGCCGCCGTAAAGGGCCTCGGCGGTAGCTCACTCGCTGGAGCTAAGCTCTCCATCAAGCCTTCCCGCCTGAGTTTCAAACCCAAATCCATCCG GGCTAATGGTGTGGTGGCTAAGTATGGAGACAAAAGTGTCTACTTTGACTTAGAAGATTTGGGTAACACAACAGGTCAATGGGACTTATACGGCTCTGATGCTCCTTCTCCTTACAACCCTCTTCAG AGCAAGTTCTTTGAGACTTTCGCTGCTCCATTCACAAAGAGAGGATTGCTCCTCAAGTTTTTGATCATTGGAGGAGGCTCTTTGCTTACTTACGTCAGCGCTAACTCCACCGGAGATGTTCTTCCCATCAAGAGAGGTCCTCAGGAGAAGCCTAAGCTCGGTCCTCGCGGCAAGctctaa
- the LOC109124487 gene encoding ras-related protein RABG3c — MASGRRVLLKVIILGDSGVGKTSLMNQFVNRKFSNQYKATIGADFLTKEVQIDDRLFTLQIWDTAGQERFQSLGVAFYRGADCCVLVNDVNVMKSFDNLNNWREEFLIQASPSDPENFPFVVLGNKTDVDGGKSRVVSEKKAKAWCASKGNIPYFETSAKEGFNVDAAFECIAKNALKNEPEEEVYLPDTIDVAGARQQRSTGCEC, encoded by the exons ATGGCTTCTGGGCGGCGAGTGCTTCTCAAGGTTATTATTCTCGGAGACAGTGG GGTTGGGAAGACGTCCTTGATGAATCA GTTTGTGAATCGGAAATTTAGTAATCAGTATAAAGCTACCATTGGAGCTGATTTCTTGACCAAAGAGGTCCAAATCGATGACAGGTTGTTCACTTTGCAG ATTTGGGATACTGCTGGGCAAGAAAGGTTTCAAAGTCTGGGTGTTGCTTTCTACCGAGGAGCGGACTGTTGTGTTCTTGTGAATGATGTCAATGTTATGAAATCTTTTGACAATCTTAACAACTGGAGGGAAGAGTTCTTGATCCAG GCTAGTCCTTCGGATCCTGAAAACTTCCCGTTTGTTGTGTTGGGGAACAAGACAGATGTTGACGGTGGAAAGAGCCGAGTG GTTTCTGAGAAAAAAGCAAAGGCTTGGTGTGCATCCAAGGGAAACATTCCGTACTTCGAGACTTCAGCCAAAGAAGGATTCAATGTTGATGCAGCTTTCGAATGCATTGCCAAAAATGCTCTCAAGAatgaacctgaagaagaagt GTACCTTCCGGACACCATTGATGTAGCTGGGGCTCGGCAACAGAGATCAACTGGCTGTGAATGCTAA
- the LOC104765446 gene encoding dynein light chain 1, cytoplasmic-like produces MLEGKAKVEETDMPVKMQMQAMRVASQSLDLFDVFDCTSIASHIKKEFDERYGSGWQCVVGTNFGCFFTHSKGTFIYFHLGTLNFLIFKGATTL; encoded by the exons ATGTTGGAAGGGAAAGCCAAAGTGGAAGAGACAGACATGCCAGTGAAGATGCAAATGCAAGCAATGAGGGTTGCTTCTCAATCTCTCGATCTTTTTGATGTCTTTGACTGTACATCCATCGCTTCTCACATCAAGAAG GAGTTTGATGAGAGATATGGAAGTGGATGGCAATGTGTGGTGGGAACCAATTTTGGGTGCTTCTTCACACATTCTAAAGGGACTTTCATCTACTTTCATTTGGGGACTCTCAACTTCCTCATCTTCAAAGGCGCCACCACTCTTTAG
- the LOC104765441 gene encoding ERAD-associated E3 ubiquitin-protein ligase HRD1A-like → MIRLRTYAGLSFTATLAVIYHAFSSRGQFYPATVYLSTSKISLVLLLNMCLVLMLSLWHLVKFVFLGSLREAEVERLNEQAWRELMEILFAITIFRQDFSSGFLPLVVTLLLIKALHWLAQKRVEFIETTPSVSKLSHVRIVSFMGFLLLVDSLFMYSSVRHLIQTRQASVSLFFSFEYMILATTTVAIFVKYVFYVTDMIMDGQWEKKPVYTFYLELIRDLLHLSMYICFFFVIFMNYGVPLHLLRELYETFRNFQIRVSDYLRYRKITSNMNDRFPDATPEELVASDATCIICREEMTNAKKLICGHLFHVHCLRSWLERQQTCPTCRALVVPPENATTAAAGQRGLHQGSQQGTSSSGNQGSETSSSAGFSNDNLSRHHARLQAAASAASMYGKSMVYPSAKTVAWSPGIPGTEQVSTESHRTQPSSFTPSPLPQHSLPGENSQAYANMSETKLEEMRKSLETHLEILRNRLHFLEKRKLEATEPTSEPDNKGKSVADAAE, encoded by the exons atgatacgaCTAAGAACATACGCAGGCCTTAGTTTTACAGCGACTCTGGCTGTAATTTATCATGCCTTCAGCAGTAGAGGCCAGTTTTATCCAGCTACGGTTTATTTATCAACCTCAAAGATCAGTTTGGTGCTGcttctcaatatgtgtttggttcttATGCTTAGTCTTTGGCATTTGGTCAAATTCGTCTTCTTGGGATCACTTAGGGAAGCAGAAGTCGAGAGGCTAAATGAGCAAGCTTGGAGAGAGCTTATGGAGATTCTCTTTGCTATTACTATCTTTCGACAGGACTTTTCTAGTGGGTTTCTTCCTTTGGTTGTGACTCTTCTTTTGATCAAGGCTTTACATTGGCTTGCTCAGAAAAGAGTTGAATTCATTGAGACTACTCCTTCTGTTTCTAAGCTCTCTCATGTTCGTATTGTCTCTTTTATGggtttccttcttcttgtggATAGTCTCTTTATGTACAGTTCTGTTCGTCACTTGATTCAGACTCGCCAGGCTTccgtttctctcttcttctcatttgA GTATATGATCCTGGCGACAACAACTGTTGCTATTTTTGTGAAGTATGTTTTCTATGTCACTGATATGATCATGGATGGTCAATGGGAGAAGAAACCAGTTTATACTTTCTATCTGGAGCTTATTCGTGACCTGCTTCACTTGTCCATGTatatctgcttcttctttgtcatATTCAT GAACTATGGTGTGCCTTTGCACTTGTTACGGGAGCTCTACGAAACCTTCAGGAACTTCCAGATTCGTGTTTCCGATTACCTTCGTTATCGTAAAATCACGTCCAATATGAACGACAGGTTTCCTGATGCAACTCCTGAAGAACTTGTTGC AAGTGATGCTACATGTATCATATGCCGTGAAGAGATGACAAATGCGAAGAAACTAATATGCGGGCATCTCTTTCATGTGCATTGTCTTCGATCATGGTTGGAGCGACAGCAGACATGTCCTACTTGCAGAGCACTTGTTGTACCTCCTGAGAATGCCACAACTGCAGCCGCAGGCCAACGTGGATTACACCAAGGTTCCCAACAGG GTACATCAAGCTCAGGTAACCAGGGCTCCGAAACAAGTTCTTCTGCTGGCTTTTCCAATGATAATTTGAGCAGGCACCACGCCAGGCTTCAAGCAGCTGCCTCTGCAGCCTCCATGTACGGGAAATCAATGGTTTACCCATCTGCAAAAACAGTAGCATG GTCGCCGGGTATTCCTGGTACAGAGCAAGTGTCAACTGAATCACATAGAACTCAGCCTTCATCCTTTACCCCGTCTCCACTTCCTCAACACAGCCTTCCTGGTGAGAACTCTCAAGCCTATGCAAATATGTCAGAGACTAAGCTggaagaaatgagaaaatctcTGGAGACCCACCTCGAG ATTTTGCGAAACCGACTTCATTTTCTGGAGAAAAGGAAACTGGAAGCCACCGAGCCCACAAGCGAACCAGATAACAAAGGAAAATCGGTTGCGGATGCAGCAGAGTAA